CCTCTTGGTTtgtggtttggaggaatttcataggaattttagaggataggatttcttataggattttttttcctttagagccatttggttcataggaatggattcttattcctacataggattggttcctatccttcacattttataggaaaataaaaatgagcatagactcaatggaaaaattcctttgatgtcaaccaaatgacatctcgtttcctattcctactcataggatcctattcctactcataggatttgagatacatgtcatctcatttcctacaaaattcctattcctacgataatcctatcctatgaacctaCTTGGTTAGCCATCTCTCAATATATCATCCTCCCCGCCATGGGTACCTGCATCTGCATGGACCATAATGTTTCATCAAAAATTAATTTTTACATGTGGTGATTAACTTTCTCTGTCAAGGGCTCTATTGTGGTGCATACTGAGGATCATCGTGATTAGGTACTATTGCACATTTGAATCAGTCAGGCACTTAATTAGAGAAACCTGGATCTACATGTAAGCAGATTTGGAGGGTTAGTGGTGCCTTTACAGATTTAGCAAATCCCTGGATTAGATTAATGGAATGGAACACTCACCAGTACAAAACTACTACTGCTGGTGCACTGTGAGAGCTAATTCAACCGAGGCCACCTTTTTGTTTCTTCGAGCACTTGGGTTCAGTATCACACGTTTTCATTTCCAGTTACGAGGGGAAAAGTGGAGTTTGTTCCTTACCTTTCAAGTAAGCCAGTACTGTAAACATTTAAAAAGTGAGTTAGTACTACTGGTATAAATTAATCAGCGAGGGACTCCATGCATGGCTGAATTTAACCAAGTAAGTTTGAACTGTTATCAGTTTAAAAAAAAGTTTGAACTGTTATCCAACACATGAGCATGCATGGATTTTAGCTGTTAGTTTGGACGATGCATAAAAACAGTCTGGCAACTGGTTTACCAACCGGCAGTGCATATGCGTGTGCATATTATACAGTGGTTACGAGATCCCTATCGGCTAGTACTATCATCGAGGCAGCGACTGCATTATTATTCCCAACGCTGACCGAAATGCAGATGCATGGGGGCAACCCTGTCCGTCTTTCTGTATCATGCCTTGGATTATGCAGCTGTGCAGAATCTACAGGAATATTCCTGATCCGTTAAAAATGGTGGAATTTTTTTCCTGTAACATGGATAATGAAAGGCATGCGCACTCGCAGCCAGAGTCAATGCGTCTGTAATAGTGGATTGGTGGTTTGGTTTCTAAAGTCAAACCAGTGTAAAGTGTCGGCAATGAATCCAATCAAGTTGGGTTGTGCACACGCCGTTGGGCCGTTGACCAAACTAATTTTAACTGCCGTTAGCAagcgtactccctccgtccgtaaataaatgtacatctagcttttgtcctaagtcaaagttttaaaattttgaccaactttatataAATGAATAGTACTAGCACATATGACATCAAATTAATAcattatgaaactacatttcaaaaCGAATCTAGCGATACTAATTTAGCGTCATAAATATTAttacttttttctataaagttggtcaatgTTTAAAATTTTGATTTAGGACAAAGTCTAGATGTACGTACATTTATTTACACACGGAGGAAGTACTCCTTCCGCATCATATAAGACATTTTTTGATTCTAGTATAGTATTAAAAAACGTTTTACATTATAGGACGGAGGAAGTATTATGTAAGAAACGAGGACGCGGGACGCAAAAATTGTCTTACATTGTCCAAGGAAATGGAACAAATAGAGGTCTTGAAAGACTTGTTGGGGAGTAGCGTTGCCTCCATGCTCCGCATGCGCGTGCGCCTGTCACGCTGCTCATAATTGACACATCTCATGAAAAGCACGTGAGAGTTCCTCGAGCCGCTGGTGTCGTAACAACGGAAAATATTTTTACCCATGCACGTAGAGCTTGTCCTGGGAACTCTCTGGTTTGTCCCCTCCCATGAAAAGGAAAGCGACGCCccaccttagagcatctccacccgTCTCTCCAGAAAGGCTTTCAAGAGCACTTTTCCAGCGCCGGCGATCAAAAATGTTTTCACTCGCGTCCCCAGAAACACAAATATCACTGGATTTGGCCAAAACTACGGCCGACGCTCCAATCCTATTCCCAGGATCCCGGGGGGCagctggggaaggagagagactaCTTTAGTTGCTTTGGGCCCATTGTTAGCCTCCCACCCCCTCTCCCCGCTTTTCCTTTGGGCCCACCCACGTGATCTCTTTTCTCTTTCTCTCCCTCACCAACTCCCGCCCGCACAGAACGCCTCGCCGACGACGTCCAGCTGCGCCGGACCCGCCGAGCTTGCCGCCCCGCATCCTCCTCGCGCTTGGCCCTCGCTGCCGTCGCCGCTGTCCCCGCGCGGGCGCGgggggccgccgccgccgtggaAAAAATCCCATTCCTTCGTGGTGTCCCAGCATCTCAAGGCTCACGCGCGCGCCGTCCAGGCACCGGAGCCCCGCGCCCGCCGCGCGCCGATCCCGAAGTGCTCCGccagggccgccgccgccgcctcctcgtccttCTCCTGGCCGTCGTCCCCGGCGGCGGCCGGCCCGAAGCACCCCTGCGCGCCCTGCGCGAGGAGCACGTCGAGCGAGTCGACGACGCCCACGGGCTCCGGCGCGCCCAGGCCGAAGGCGGCGAAGGCCTCGCGCATGCGTGGGCAGCCGGCGCGCCGGATGCCGTGGCCCGCCCACACGCGGCCGTCCAGTAGCTCGAAGATGTCCGGGAAGACGTCCTCGAACgagggtgcgccggaggaggcagaGAGTACGCCaccgtcggcgtcggcgtcgtccgGGCGGATGAGGGTGGAGTAGCTGGAGACCTCGACGAGGCGGCGCGGGCAGACGAGGATGGCGGCGAACTCCAGCAGGCTGCACTCGCCGGGCAGCGACGGGGACTGCGCAGCCTCCACGTCGAAGAACACCATCTCCCTCTTCTTGGTGGTCGCCATTGGTTCCGACAAGCAACTCGATGGTGGTTTCTTGGCGATGAAGCTCTGTTTGTTTGTTTCTTGCTTGAAGGAATGGAGGAGAGGAGAGATGGGAGAATGGATGATCCCTGTCTTGTCAGAGGAGCCTGTCGATGGAGTTCTGGGGGCGCAACGAATGGAAAAAAATTCCACCCCCAGACCGAAGTTTTTGCCGGCAGCCCCTCAGGAGGCGGAGAAAATATTTTCTGgggaggccaacggctggagacGCTCTTAACCACACCCACTGACTGACTCCCCGGTCCCAGCATGGCTACGATACGATCTCCTAGACACACAGCGCTTTTGCACGCCAGCCACTGTACTGCTCCCTCTTTCTCTGTGCCTactcctgctgccgctgccgctgccgctactGCTCGCAGCCCGCGTGCGCGCGCAGGCTCAGCTCGAAGAAGTCGCCACCTTCTCTCCCCCCCTcacatttagagagagagagagagagagagagagagagagaggcagaagCGCCATTTCCTCTCTTGGCACAGCCGCGCGCGCAAGGGCCAACGGGCGGGGATTCTTGGATGTGACAAgccgagcgagcgatcgagcggaGCTTCCCTGATCAGAGCAGGCCGCCTCCCTCGCTCCTCTCTTCCATAGCCATAGGAGGGAGGACCGCAGGCACGAGAGGAATCAGCCAGTCGTCTTCTCCGccgcgccttcttcttcctcacatacACCCATCCTCCCTTCTTCCTCTTCACGGAAGAAGAGCTCAACCAGGAGGAAAAGAGGAGTCCTGTCACCTGTGGCCTCACGGGATTCACCAGGCTTCCCTCAAGAGGTGCGTGTGTCAACAACTGAACATGTCTTCTCTTCCTCGCCTCTTTCTTTCTATTATTCTGCAAAGCAGGATTTATTTATGTACTAGTATATCATCTTCTTGTATTGCTTCCATTTTGCTTTTTCCACTTCTTCCTCCCCTCAATATTTGCTCATGGGTGATTGCCTAGCAAgctgtagagagagagagagagagagagagagagactgcttCTATTTATCTCGATTCTGGGACATCACATCACACAGCATTTGCCATGTGCTGTTACTCCTATGCAGCTCCATCACTGGCTGCCAAGTCTCGACATAGCCACTTGTTCTGCTCAAGATTCGCTGCTTAATCCTCTCCTTTTTACCTCGCTTTGTTTATATGCAGTTCTGGGCTGGGAATGGGATGGGAGATAGGGCCGCTTTGACTGTGTTGCTGGATCTACTCATTTATGCTCCTGTTTATCTTCCCACTGTCACTGAATCGAATCAATCAATCAAACCCCTTCCTTAAAACAGCACCGTACCTACTCtccctccagccctcaccccttgcAGCAACAGCTGCTGCCATTTATGTGCTGCTTTACTTCCTTTCAGCTAGTACTAGTACTAGCAATGTTGGGTGGGTGGGTGCACCAATCTTCCCATTTTTCCTCAACTTGAGTTCTTCTGTGCTTTCCTGGTTCAGCAAACGGCAGTGCATGGTTTTCTACTGTACTTCACTATCCTTCCTGTGTTTTCCACTGGCCACTGGGTACAGTACTTGTGTGTGTTCATTGTGAGCCTATAAAGGATTTGCAGTACACACTTGTTAGTAGTAGTTTGGATTAAGCCATCTACTGTACAAAGCTGGAACCTTTATTGCATTTGGTAGTTGGAGAGATCCTTCTTTCCCTTTTGGTAGGATATATAGCCCAGGTTGTCTGCCAGTGACTCATCACCATTTTCTCGCTTTTTCCAGTTCCACTTCTCTCCAGTCATCCATGTTTTTTTTTCTTGTATAAGACAATGATCGCCGTTTCTGAGTTGTGCTGAATCATGTGCAGCTGATGTGCTTTGGGAGCTACGGCAATGGCGTCGCTTGTGCCCGGGGTCCTCCTCAAGCTCCTGCAGCACATGAACAGCGACGTCAAAGTCGCAGGCGAGCACCGGTCCTCCCTTCTTCAGGTCGTCAGCATTGTTCCCGCGCTTGCTGGCAGCGACCTCTTCACCAACCAGGGGTTCTACCTCAAGGTGTCTGATTCCTCGCACGCGACCTACGTTTCCCTGCCGGAGGACCAGCATGATCTCATATTGAGCGACACCATTCAGCTGGGGCAGTTCATCCATGTAGACCGTCTGGAGGCCGCCACCCCGGTGCCTATCTTGAGGGGAGTCAGGCCAGTTCCTGGCCGACATGCGTGCGTCGGCACTCCCGAAGATCTTGTCATGACTAGTTCCTCCAAGTTTCTTGGCGAGAAAAAGGCACAACCACCCGCCAACGGTTCCAAGGATGCAGGGGCCTTGTCACTAGAGAAAGAGCAGAGCAAGTTGGAGAAACTAAATGCTTCTGTGAAGAGCAACGGGATGGAAAGCAAGAAACCGCAGCTGACCAAGTCGAACTCTTCGCTTTCGAAACAAGCGCTGGCCAGCCTTTTCGACAAGAAGGAAGTGGTTACCTCAAAGGTGAAGTCAAACAATCCTAGGTCGACACCTTCATCGCCTACCAGTGTACATTCTCTACCTGCATCATTTGAAAGATTCTCAAATGACATGAAGCAGAGAACAAAAGTGAAAGGAGCAGACAAGTCATCACCAGCAAAGTTATCCTTGTTAGAAAAAGCAGCTTCTGTGTTGAAGGTTACTACAGCAGGGAGGAAGTCCTCTGCAGGCAACTCCCTTAGTAACACTCTGTTAAGTCTTGAATCGGGACCAAAGGCGTTGAGAAGAAGCTGGGAAGGGAAGGCAGATGCAAACGTCAAGGCCAATTCAGATTCAAAGGGAGCCAAAGCTGACAGGAAGTCTGAGATTAGAAGCACATCGGTATGCTGCACTATGCTTGTCGCTTAACTTGGTGAATACGTGTGTCATGTTTAATCTGTGCCTACCGTTCCTGATATAGGATCTAGAAGATTATCTTCTGAACATCTTGGTTACCTTCTAAGAATTGTTTAGATCCCACCAATGCTTGAACTTGCCGTTATTCATTTTAGTGCCCAGCTCCATACAGTATTCAGAATTACTAAGCGTTATTAGTTGTTGTTTTATGACTAGACTCCTAGACGAAGACCACCACCAGCAGCAGATGAGAAGCCCTCACACAAGGATGACACTAAGATTCAGACTCCTCCAAGGAAGAGCACAGCAAGTGCTCCCTCAGATGATTCTGACCGAATGGTGAATAAGCATCTTTCTCCTATAAGAAGGACGTCTGGGGTTTTAAGCAACCCCAATATTACAAATTTAGTGAAGATTGCTGCAAATAACAAAAAATTGACGGATGCAAACACTTCCTGGACGGCACTTCCTCCATCACTTGCTAAGTTAGGAAAGGTATGGATAGCTCACTGAAATGATCAATAACTGCTAATACTCGTCTAGCATTTCTACCTTTCTGGCACCTTGAGCATGCTGTTTTTTATGGTTATCTACTAAATAAATAAGTCCGCAATTGAAGTTTTTCAACTGATGTGTGAATATACGAATATATTCACTTCTTTTTATGTTAACAAGCTGAGGTCTTATCTTGCTGTTGCTCTAAATATTTTCATTTCATTTAAGCCATGGAATGATGCAAATATGGAACTGCCTGCTAGCAATGTACCATTTTTTTGCCAAGGAGGGTGTGATTCG
The sequence above is drawn from the Triticum aestivum cultivar Chinese Spring chromosome 7A, IWGSC CS RefSeq v2.1, whole genome shotgun sequence genome and encodes:
- the LOC123152171 gene encoding uncharacterized protein isoform X1, coding for MASLVPGVLLKLLQHMNSDVKVAGEHRSSLLQVVSIVPALAGSDLFTNQGFYLKVSDSSHATYVSLPEDQHDLILSDTIQLGQFIHVDRLEAATPVPILRGVRPVPGRHACVGTPEDLVMTSSSKFLGEKKAQPPANGSKDAGALSLEKEQSKLEKLNASVKSNGMESKKPQLTKSNSSLSKQALASLFDKKEVVTSKVKSNNPRSTPSSPTSVHSLPASFERFSNDMKQRTKVKGADKSSPAKLSLLEKAASVLKVTTAGRKSSAGNSLSNTLLSLESGPKALRRSWEGKADANVKANSDSKGAKADRKSEIRSTSTPRRRPPPAADEKPSHKDDTKIQTPPRKSTASAPSDDSDRMVNKHLSPIRRTSGVLSNPNITNLVKIAANNKKLTDANTSWTALPPSLAKLGKELLKYRDAAQMAAVEAMQEASAAESLLRCLSTYAEVSSTAEEQNPQLAVEQFLALHSAMSRATVVADSLAKAAAATSTTTSPDRSTVSEAASIDEESLAVAAERRRRAVSWVGAGLATDLSAFSLYNLRPPPANTSSPLAVVLVDESVKPAATTKASPPAKSRLSPAKGKGRAVHVVAAAAATAAPPLEWERGGGAEERGELARRLGEEARRWFLEFVERFLDADVAAAAPWDRDRAARMLPQLKRVNDWLSEIGKPPPVAVEPPPHDAGDEEVAAAAPATASNGVPEQTIERLRKKIYEYLLTNVDSAAAVLGETSPAANGRKG
- the LOC123152171 gene encoding uncharacterized protein isoform X2; the encoded protein is MASLVPGVLLKLLQHMNSDVKVAGEHRSSLLQVVSIVPALAGSDLFTNQGFYLKVSDSSHATYVSLPEDQHDLILSDTIQLGQFIHVDRLEAATPVPILRGVRPVPGRHACVGTPEDLVMTSSSKFLGEKKAQPPANGSKDAGALSLEKEQSKLEKLNASVKSNGMESKKPQLTKSNSSLSKQALASLFDKKEVVTSKRTKVKGADKSSPAKLSLLEKAASVLKVTTAGRKSSAGNSLSNTLLSLESGPKALRRSWEGKADANVKANSDSKGAKADRKSEIRSTSTPRRRPPPAADEKPSHKDDTKIQTPPRKSTASAPSDDSDRMVNKHLSPIRRTSGVLSNPNITNLVKIAANNKKLTDANTSWTALPPSLAKLGKELLKYRDAAQMAAVEAMQEASAAESLLRCLSTYAEVSSTAEEQNPQLAVEQFLALHSAMSRATVVADSLAKAAAATSTTTSPDRSTVSEAASIDEESLAVAAERRRRAVSWVGAGLATDLSAFSLYNLRPPPANTSSPLAVVLVDESVKPAATTKASPPAKSRLSPAKGKGRAVHVVAAAAATAAPPLEWERGGGAEERGELARRLGEEARRWFLEFVERFLDADVAAAAPWDRDRAARMLPQLKRVNDWLSEIGKPPPVAVEPPPHDAGDEEVAAAAPATASNGVPEQTIERLRKKIYEYLLTNVDSAAAVLGETSPAANGRKG